Proteins from one uncultured Anaeromusa sp. genomic window:
- a CDS encoding heparan-alpha-glucosaminide N-acetyltransferase, translating to MRIWEIDAWRSLALCFMIFFHILVDLRDLFLYPIDYHQGFWRFTGVFAAVSFILLAGVSSNLSRSSLRHGLRILLAAAAVSAGTWWWDPDTYVRFGILHLLGVSMLTAPLLHRLPLIFVAALAAGTAVLPAFLPAFASTPWLLPFGITPLVFTTLDYYPLFPWYGLFAAGHLAGRVLYSERRSLLLQPPGDSRFLWFGRHTLAIYLLHQPLLVALLTLLHK from the coding sequence ATGCGCATCTGGGAAATTGACGCTTGGCGCTCCTTGGCGCTTTGCTTCATGATTTTCTTTCATATTTTAGTGGACCTGCGGGATCTTTTTTTATACCCCATTGACTATCATCAAGGCTTTTGGCGTTTTACAGGCGTTTTTGCCGCAGTAAGCTTCATTTTGCTGGCAGGCGTTTCTTCCAACCTCAGCCGCTCGTCTCTGCGCCACGGCCTGCGCATTTTACTGGCCGCTGCCGCCGTATCGGCCGGCACTTGGTGGTGGGACCCCGACACCTATGTTCGCTTCGGCATTTTGCACCTTTTAGGCGTCTCGATGCTGACCGCTCCCCTCCTGCACCGTTTGCCTCTTATTTTCGTGGCAGCTCTTGCTGCGGGTACAGCGGTCTTGCCCGCCTTCTTACCTGCGTTCGCTTCTACGCCGTGGCTTTTACCGTTCGGTATCACCCCTCTTGTATTCACAACCCTTGACTATTATCCGCTGTTTCCCTGGTATGGCTTGTTTGCCGCCGGCCATTTAGCCGGGCGCGTCTTATATTCCGAACGGCGCTCCTTGCTGCTACAGCCGCCAGGAGACTCTCGTTTTTTGTGGTTTGGACGGCATACGCTGGCAATTTATCTGCTCCATCAGCCACTGCTGGTGGCCCTGCTCACGCTCTTGCATAAATAA
- the ade gene encoding adenine deaminase yields MDEKMMQRLLAAASGREEADVVLKNAQVFNVFTGEFEAGDVALCGAYIAGIGAYKGKQEIDLAGRYVTPGFIDGHMHLESSMVTPGEFARAVVPQGTTAVVADPHEIANVSGLAGIEYLLEASAGLPCSVYVMLPSCVPATHLETAGARLEAEDLAKLAKHPRVLGLGEVMNYPAVVHGEAAMLHKLRLFEGRPVDGHAPGLSSLALNAYAAAGIHSDHECATAEEGKARLARGLHLMLREGSAAHNLLDLLPAVTAQTLPRCLFVTDDRHPADLLQQGHVNHLVRLAVEAGIKPAWALQMATWNVAQYFRLPRLGAVAPGYQADLLVFEDLVSWRPAQVWKQGQLAAEKGQPLFAVKKTDAAAVRQTVRLASLESANLEVPAHGEKARVIDLVPGQIVTGGCELALPVKEGCFTADAAQDVVRLTVWERHQGSGRIGSGFLRGLGLRKGALASTVAHDSHNLIVVGVSEADMLAAVREVQRLGGGLAAVADGEVLASLALPLGGLLSEQPLEEVQRQLEALHAAARSLGVKKEHDPFMTLAFLSLPVIPRWKLTDLGLVDVDLFQIVPVSLAAAE; encoded by the coding sequence ATGGATGAAAAAATGATGCAGCGGTTGCTGGCGGCGGCGTCCGGGCGGGAAGAGGCGGATGTTGTTCTAAAGAATGCGCAAGTCTTCAATGTGTTTACTGGTGAATTCGAAGCGGGCGACGTAGCTCTTTGCGGCGCGTATATTGCCGGTATTGGCGCGTATAAGGGCAAACAGGAGATCGACCTGGCTGGAAGGTATGTTACCCCTGGTTTTATTGACGGGCATATGCATTTGGAAAGCTCGATGGTGACGCCAGGCGAGTTTGCCAGGGCGGTAGTGCCGCAAGGGACGACGGCGGTGGTGGCGGATCCTCATGAAATCGCCAATGTGAGCGGTCTGGCGGGTATTGAATACTTACTGGAGGCTTCGGCGGGGCTGCCTTGCAGCGTCTATGTAATGCTGCCGTCTTGCGTGCCGGCGACGCACTTGGAGACGGCGGGGGCGAGGCTGGAGGCGGAGGACCTGGCCAAATTGGCAAAGCACCCGCGGGTACTAGGGCTGGGAGAAGTGATGAACTATCCCGCAGTGGTGCACGGCGAGGCGGCTATGCTGCACAAACTGCGGCTTTTTGAAGGCAGACCCGTGGACGGCCATGCGCCCGGCTTAAGCAGTTTGGCGCTCAATGCCTATGCGGCGGCAGGCATTCATTCGGATCATGAGTGCGCGACAGCGGAGGAAGGTAAAGCACGTTTGGCTCGCGGTCTGCATTTGATGCTGCGCGAAGGCTCGGCGGCGCATAATCTGCTGGATTTGTTACCGGCAGTGACTGCGCAGACGCTGCCGCGCTGCCTTTTTGTCACGGATGACCGTCATCCGGCGGATTTATTGCAGCAAGGTCATGTTAATCACTTGGTGCGCCTAGCGGTGGAGGCGGGAATTAAACCTGCCTGGGCTTTGCAAATGGCGACCTGGAATGTGGCGCAATATTTTCGCCTGCCTCGGCTGGGGGCGGTGGCGCCAGGGTATCAGGCGGACTTGCTGGTTTTCGAGGACCTGGTTTCTTGGCGGCCTGCTCAGGTGTGGAAGCAAGGCCAGTTGGCGGCGGAAAAAGGACAGCCCTTATTTGCGGTTAAGAAGACAGACGCGGCGGCGGTGCGGCAAACGGTGCGGCTGGCGTCGCTGGAGTCCGCAAATCTGGAGGTGCCAGCGCATGGCGAAAAGGCTCGGGTCATTGACTTAGTGCCGGGGCAAATTGTAACAGGCGGCTGTGAGTTGGCGCTTCCTGTAAAAGAGGGCTGTTTTACGGCAGATGCAGCGCAAGATGTGGTGCGGCTGACCGTTTGGGAACGGCATCAGGGCAGTGGGCGTATTGGCTCTGGTTTTCTGCGCGGTTTGGGACTTCGCAAGGGTGCGCTGGCGTCTACGGTGGCTCATGATTCGCACAACTTGATTGTGGTCGGCGTTAGTGAAGCGGACATGCTGGCTGCGGTCCGGGAAGTGCAGCGTTTGGGCGGCGGTTTGGCGGCCGTGGCGGACGGCGAGGTGCTGGCTTCCTTGGCCTTGCCTCTGGGGGGCTTGCTGTCGGAGCAGCCTTTAGAGGAAGTGCAGCGACAGTTGGAGGCCTTGCATGCGGCGGCCCGCTCGCTAGGCGTGAAAAAAGAGCATGATCCTTTTATGACCTTGGCTTTTTTGAGCTTGCCCGTCATTCCCAGGTGGAAGCTAACCGATCTCGGCTTGGTAGATGTAGATCTTTTTCAGATAGTGCCTGTTTCTCTTGCGGCTGCTGAGTAA
- a CDS encoding polysaccharide deacetylase family protein gives MLSRRRFLQMCGVSLAAMAVGVPVVAAAGSIPVLLYHRIGDSDDKITAKTQRFVEDLDFLQKQGFNTISLKQFDQAVSGKRDQLPENPVLITFDDGYADNYEHAFPELQKRGMTAAFFIISDFVGQAERVTWPQIQEMKKYGMGIGSHTLSHRFLNELPEKEAILEVEKSKFHIENWLGSPVRFIAFPGGFYTPPILEAVKSAGYCGAFSVHYGLYQEGDVPYTIKRIPVFAKDQPIWYILAKRGLLPQILPV, from the coding sequence ATGCTTTCACGCCGCCGCTTTTTGCAGATGTGTGGTGTATCACTAGCCGCCATGGCGGTAGGAGTTCCTGTCGTTGCCGCCGCAGGCTCCATACCGGTTCTTTTGTATCATCGGATTGGAGATTCGGACGACAAGATTACGGCGAAGACGCAACGATTTGTTGAAGATCTTGATTTTCTGCAAAAACAAGGTTTTAACACTATTAGTTTAAAACAATTTGATCAGGCGGTGTCCGGCAAACGGGATCAATTGCCGGAAAATCCTGTGCTGATTACCTTTGACGACGGTTATGCAGATAATTACGAGCATGCGTTTCCGGAACTCCAAAAGAGGGGCATGACGGCAGCATTCTTTATTATCAGCGATTTTGTCGGGCAAGCGGAACGAGTTACTTGGCCGCAGATTCAGGAAATGAAAAAGTACGGTATGGGCATTGGTTCGCATACGCTAAGCCATCGCTTTCTCAATGAACTTCCGGAAAAAGAAGCGATCTTAGAAGTGGAAAAATCAAAATTTCATATAGAAAACTGGCTGGGTTCTCCCGTGCGTTTTATCGCGTTCCCTGGGGGCTTTTATACGCCGCCTATTTTGGAAGCGGTAAAAAGCGCCGGTTATTGCGGCGCCTTTTCCGTGCATTACGGGCTTTACCAAGAGGGCGACGTTCCCTATACGATTAAACGCATACCGGTCTTTGCCAAGGATCAACCAATATGGTACATTTTGGCGAAACGGGGTCTGCTGCCGCAGATTCTGCCGGTTTAA
- the sdaAB gene encoding L-serine ammonia-lyase, iron-sulfur-dependent subunit beta — protein MNLFDVLGPVMIGPSSSHTAGAVRLGRLARLVLGEKAAHAMIGLHGSFAQTHKGHGTDVALVAGLLDWNPDDARIPDSFRYAKEAGLDFSFQLIDLGEQAHPNTARLELTGLSGQRSCVTGCSIGGGRVQITDIDGFALEMGGELPTLLVVHPDRPGAISQVTTVLFEHNVNIAAMRVSRQQKGSTALMVLETDQPINDNVLHALSALSLVDAVRRIDPLS, from the coding sequence ATGAATTTATTCGATGTTTTAGGCCCCGTCATGATCGGTCCTTCCAGCTCCCATACAGCCGGCGCCGTACGCTTAGGCCGTCTGGCCCGCCTTGTGCTGGGAGAAAAGGCCGCTCATGCAATGATCGGCTTACATGGCTCTTTCGCCCAGACCCACAAAGGGCATGGCACCGATGTAGCCCTTGTAGCCGGTCTTTTAGACTGGAATCCCGACGACGCCCGCATCCCCGATTCTTTTCGCTATGCCAAAGAAGCCGGTCTAGATTTTTCCTTCCAGCTCATTGATTTAGGCGAGCAGGCGCATCCGAATACGGCCCGCTTAGAATTAACCGGTCTTTCCGGCCAGCGTTCTTGCGTCACTGGCTGCTCCATCGGCGGCGGCCGCGTGCAAATCACCGATATCGACGGCTTTGCTCTGGAAATGGGCGGCGAACTGCCGACGTTGCTGGTAGTACATCCGGATCGCCCCGGCGCCATTTCCCAAGTTACTACCGTACTATTTGAACACAATGTTAATATCGCCGCCATGCGCGTTTCCCGGCAGCAAAAAGGCTCCACCGCCCTTATGGTATTGGAGACCGATCAACCCATCAACGACAACGTACTTCACGCGTTAAGCGCCCTATCATTAGTCGATGCCGTACGCCGCATCGATCCCTTATCGTAG